The DNA region CCCGGAACTTCTTCTCACTCGTCCAACCCATCGGCAACACATTCTGGGACCAATTCGCATCAAAGTCGTCCTTCGCAGTTTCCGCCGAGGACACAGTCTGGGAACCATTCCGGGACCCATTCGCGTCGAATCCTTCCTTCGCAGTCACCGCCGAGGACACAGCCACGTTCTCCTACTCTTCCACCACTTGTTCCTGCTCTAAAAGTTGTACCGCCACCAAACCGTAATGAGGAAGATGGCGACGAAGGAGGAATCCCATATCCTAATCCACCTCAACAAAATCATAATCCAAATGTTGACTACAATGAGATTTTGGATCGTTTGCTTCCTCTTCCAGGTCGCCAGTATCTACCACTGCTGTCTGAGCAACCTATTCCAGGAATCGAGACTTTATGGTATAAATTCTCTTAGTTAAATTCTCTTTATGGTTTGTTTTGGTATAGGTTTGATATCGGTTTTAGTTGTGATATAGGTTTGTTGTGGtgatataagttttatataGGTTGTGATAtaagtttgttgttgtgattcttatttgATATTGTGATATAAATGGTATAAATGATCTTAGTTATATCGGTTTGATGTAAGTTGTGTGATATAAGTTTGATATCGGTTTTAGTTTGATATAGGTTTGATataagttgttgttgtgatatAGGTTTGTTGTGGTGATATAAGTTGTTTGTTGTGATataagttgttgttgtgatatCGGTTTTAGTTTGTGATATAAGTTGTTTGTTGTGATATAAGTTGTTTGTTGTGATataagttgttgttgtgatatCGGTTTTAGTTTGTGATATAAGTTGTTTGTTGTGATATAAGTTGTTGGTTGTGATataagttgttgttgtgatatCGGTTTTAGTTTGTGATATAAGTTGTTTGTTGTGATATAAGTTGTTTGTTGTGATataagttgttgttgtgatatCGGTTTTAGTTTGTGATATAAGTTGTTTGTTGTGATATAAGTTGTTGGTTGTGATataagttgttgttgtgatatCGGTTTTAGTCTAAAAAAATATCAGTTGTTGctattcttgttttttataaCAGGTTTAACAGACACAAAGGGAGGCTGTCTCGAGCGATTGCAACAATCTTTAGGAGGAAGTTTGATGGGCCTTACTACAGTTGGAAGGTGACTCCAATACCCATTCAAGAGAGATACTTCAGGATGTTTGCGGTAATGTTGACTCTTTCACAACATGTTATTGTTTACTCTATGTATGAGTTAGAATTGTTGCTAACTGTAACTGTTTGTGTGATGTAGCGGAAGTTTAGGTGGGATTCTGGGATTACTGACCTTGTTAAAGAAGGTTTCTTGAAGATTGCCAAGAAGCGGATGAAAGGCATCGTCAGTCAAGCAAAGAGGAGGGGTGTGCAACCATCATGGATTTGTGATACATTATGGGCTGAGATGTGGGAATATTGGGAAACCCCCGATGCTATTGAGAAGAGTGAGAATGCTTCACAGTGCAGAAACTCTACTCGTGGAGGTCTTGGAGTGCACAACCACTTAGCCGGTCAGAAATTATTTGTGCAAGTTCATCAAGAAATGGCAAGTCTTCGGTTTCCATCCAATTACGTAACTTCTGATTTTCTAATACTGCTTATGTGAATTTAATCTGTTTGACTATCATTGTAGGAGGAAGAGTTGGGACGTCATGTATCACTTAGCGAAGTGTTTATGAAAACACATACTCGGACTGATGGAACTTTTGTGGATCAAAAAGCGAAGCAGGTTGCTGAGACCTATGAGAAGACCATAGAAGATAAATTGTCTGAAATGAATGAGGATGGAAGCCATACTTCAGATAATTCCCCTGAACATTCAAGTCATCAAACTCTCAGCATTGGTCAAAAGAATGAgatctttcttcaggtaattttacttaatgtttttgattttcttttaatgaaGTTTGATTATTTTCTCTTAACTGAATGTTTACTgaatgttatgttttgtttcagtGTACTCAGACAGATATCAAAGGCAACCCTTTTGGCCTTGGATCTCTTGTCGAGACACTTAACAACAGAAAAAGGAAGGAGAGCTATGCGAGCCCATCAACTGTTCAGGATCTTCAAGATCAACTTCGGCGCAAGATAGCTGAACACGAGGCTGAAAATGCACGCCGTGATGCTGAACATCGAAAGTCTCAGGCTAGCTTCCAGAAGCTCCTCGCCTTCATGAATGAAAAAAATCCTGAGTTGGCCGAGTTTATGGCTTCTCCTACTGACCATGAACCAGCCACACACGCCACAAGAGGAGGCACCACATAAGCCACGACAGCAGCCAATTCTCCTTTGTCTAACACTTCTTCCACCCAATGAACTTGATTTGTATTTCCTCTCatttaggatgatcttttgtGTTTAAACTCTTTTACGATGATGTATGGTATGATTTGTATGATATTATGGTATGATTAGGATGATATTATGGTATGATTAGGATGATGTTATGGTAAGATTAGGATGATATTATGGTATCATAAGGAtaatcttttgctatgattagtatttttaatcatcattttctttttaaattggCAATTAACCAATATCAAACATGTGACCAGTTTGTgacaaaatcaaataacaaacatgTGACCAGTTTTTgaccaaacaaaataacaaacaaaaactccaaattcggactcttgtaattagtcccAAAATCGTCCCACTAAAGGACTCTAAATATGGTCACAAAACAGTCCGTAAGTAAACTTAGTTGCATTTCAGTCGGAAATGTGCAACTCCAGCTACAGTCACTTAACAATCGCTTATATATGACTATATTTTCTAGTCTAAAGTCAGTCGCAAATTAGAGACGATGTTGCGACCATTTTATTTTGCGACCGTTTTTTAACGACTCCCAAAAATGGTCGCTAAGTAGTCGCAAAACCCTTATTTGCGACTACTTAGCGACTGTTATAGGAGTCGCAAACGGCATGTTTTCTTGCAGTGTTTCTTCGAAGTCATGGGCATTGATTTTGCAGAAGATGCAGATAAAGTTAATGCCTTCACTCATAAGCTTTGGCCCCAAGGCAACACCAGTTTCAGGTTTTTCATTGTGGTTGTATAAAATATCAGATTTGAAATACATCAAACCTTAAAAATGCTCAGTTTCTGCAGTGAGGCGGTTATGTCATTCGCTGAAAAAGTATCAGTACTGGACTTCATGACACGAAGAATGATAATGGAGAGTTTTTGGCTCGACGAAAACTACATAGACGAACATTTGAAGTCGATGAAATGTCTCGTGCGGCTGATGAAATACCAAGGAGTTGAAGAAACAAAGGAGGAGTTAGGCATGGACGCTCATACAGACAGGAACATGCTCACCATACTGTGCCAGAACAATGTAAAAGACGGAATCAAAGTGAAAACTATAGACGATAAGCATTGGATCAAAGCCAATCCTTCTCAAGATTCTTCATTCATCGTTCTTGACGGAGCCATGCTGCACGTAAGTTTAAGCCAggcttttattaaattaacgtAGAGTAATTTCTATGATGTTTACAgtgtaaaacatgttttcagGTACTCTTGAATGGTCGGGTGCGTACCGGTGTTCACCAAGTAATGAGGATGGGAACGAACACGAGGTTCTCGGCTGGATTGTTCTCTTTTCCGAAAACAGAGGATTTGATATATGCTCCGCAAGAAATGGTTGACGCTGAGCATCCTCACTTGTATAAGCCAATTGATTTTGAAGGATACTTCCAATATACTACTGAGGGGCCTGGAAGGAGAGATCTATGGGCTCTTAGGAGTTATTGTGGCCTCTGTGGATACAAAAAATAACGTCTTTCCCCaaataaaagaataagaataagaataagaataagaataaaaagGAGCCTAGTTAACTCTCCTAGTTAACACTCTCGGGCACTAATATCAAGACAACCAAGACTTTTTTTTCTCCGACGCCGGTAGAGCTTTTGCTCGTCGGCGTCGGAAAAAGTCTCCTTCTCTCTGCTTACCCTCCGTTTCTTTGATGTTTTCGGTCTCCTCGTTGTCTAGACATCTATGCTCTGGCTTGCACTTCCACGACTTACTACTCTCTTTTGGAGCTGTTTCCTTCTCGGTTTATAACCAAAGTTCTTTTCCCGACCACCATGCTTTATCTCGTTGTCCAGATCTGGTGGGCGGAGACCTTGTAGACATCCATCTACAACAACCGTCTGTAGAATCTCTCACCGCCTcaaatcccaaacagaattctCTGGTTCTGAGTTTCCGGTTAACTCGACTACTCTATTCGCTAACCCCATTAGCTGCTACTCCGATCTGCGGGGGTCAAGAGTGTGTCTCGGCGTTTAGCCGAAGAGCCTTTTCTCATGGACCTGCAGAAGATCTTGCTGCTTTCGATTCCCTTAGACGGGGATCGAGCTTAGACGATGGATGTTATATCGTTTTCCATAAGGACCAAACCCATATTTCGATCTCTGTTGCTGTGAGATTTGTCGGTTTATATTCGTTTTTCGATGAGGAAGTGCTAGGAATTCTAGATCTGGTGGCCGGCGATCTGTATCTTTCCGCGTCAGCTATCTCTCCCCTCCTTCCTCCGCTTTCCCTGGTTGCCGGAGAGATCTGCCCCATCCCTCCTCCGATATCCTTCGATCTAGATGTGAGAAATCTTGAGGGAATGGATCTTTGATATGTTGTCTGCTCTAGAGCCCCTTGTTCGGGTCTTCCAGTTCCGGTGTCGCCGTAACCGGTGACGTCCATGTCTAACTGCAAGTTGTTTTTGCCGTTAACATTGTCTCATCTATGCATCaaagatatagatataataAGCGGCGGTTGTGTTAGACCTGGCCTCCGACGCATGTGTTTAACCGCCAACCTCGCCTCAGCGGACCGTCGTTGTTGTGACGTCAATCTAGGTCATCAAACCTATGGATTAGGGTTGCAATTATTAAATCGCTTCTGGGCCAAGCCCAAGAATTTCTCAACTGGACTAGCATATGTTTTGAGCTTAAAGCCATTTTTGTCAATCATATTAAGATCAGCCGAGGCTAGGTCCATCAGTTTTTGGTTATGTATTCttattaattctataagaaatttagatttAAGGCCCAACTTAAAAATCCAATTCCTTTTATGGATTGAGATGCCTAACTCCTCCTTAGTGGAGAGCACTTTCCTCTTATACACctcaaaaaagagagaatgttGTGTCCATcgaataagaaaattattatcatgGTCACGCATTAACATATTCGAAGATAAGCCTCCGAAAGAgacaatagaaacaaaaattacttCTCATCGAGTTGtgatgatttgttgtttgtACTCATTAGGTTTCATCTCTCGTCTTGCTCGGGAAGTTCGACTTTGCCATATTAGTGGCTCACTTCCCTCCACCTCCTCCGTTCATGCCGGTTGCTTCTCGGGTCACTCGGCTGGCGATAATATGCGGAGATTGCATCTCCAGTCCCTTGACTACACAGTTTCGCCTTGTTCTTTGTTCTCTGTTATCcacttggtttagatttttcattGTGGTGTGGCAAGGTGGTTTTATCTTGGACCATTTCTTTGACATTCGACTTTTGGGAATCCGTTCCCAACCTACATGCTGCCTCCCTATTC from Camelina sativa cultivar DH55 chromosome 3, Cs, whole genome shotgun sequence includes:
- the LOC104778206 gene encoding probable 2-oxoglutarate-dependent dioxygenase AOP1.2 — encoded protein: MVSLETTLAVQLPVINFRDLKPGTFEWDSVRGNFRKALEEYGCFEALFDKVPVELRKAVFDASDEVFQLPLETKQRVVSKRKYRGYVGQIPTLPFFEVMGIDFAEDADKVNAFTHKLWPQGNTSFSEAVMSFAEKVSVLDFMTRRMIMESFWLDENYIDEHLKSMKCLNNVKDGIKVKTIDDKHWIKANPSQDSSFIVLDGAMLHVLLNGRVRTGVHQVMRMGTNTRFSAGLFSFPKTEDLIYAPQEMVDAEHPHLYKPIDFEGYFQYTTEGPGRRDLWALRSYCGLCGYKK